A window of Cryptomeria japonica chromosome 3, Sugi_1.0, whole genome shotgun sequence contains these coding sequences:
- the LOC131070979 gene encoding calmodulin-like protein 2, with the protein MADHEIRRVYEMLDENCDGVVSVGELCGFVNRVGITMSEGDVRSILNKPLQEDCCSLRFEEFVEFYQSIFNHQDDEEKGESDDLMEAFRVFDQNKDGYISSNELQNVLSTMGLIPQGQDAQNCEKMICRFDSDCNGVLDFSEFKSMMSSKVSP; encoded by the coding sequence ATGGCCGATCATGAAATTCGTAGAGTGtatgagatgttagatgaaaattGTGACGGAGTGGTGAGCGTGGGTGAACTGTGTGGATTCGTCAACAGGGTTGGAATAACAATGTCAGAAGGTGATGTGAGATCTATACTGAACAAACCTCTTCAAGAGGATTGTTGTTCCCTGCGATTTGAGGAATTTGTTGAGTTTTATCAATCCATCTTCAAtcatcaagatgatgaagaaaaaggcgAGTCCGATGATTTGATGGAGGCGTTCAGAGTTTTTGATCAAAACAAAGATGGGTACATTTCTTCTAACGAGCTTCAGAACGTGTTGTCCACAATGGGATTGATTCCACAGGGACAAGATGCGCAAAACTGTGAGAAAATGATATGCAGATTTGATTCAGATTGTAATGGAGTTTTGGATTTCTCTGAATTCAAAAGTATGATGTCCTCTAAGGTTTCTCCTTAA